One genomic region from Patescibacteria group bacterium encodes:
- a CDS encoding MazG-like family protein, with product MTIGYDLFPGYTFLNWHDVVCHAIYEKFELGKVLTMAGSFHADGKLNTDEMISIMYRVLTEYSLMPYVGYTGVNSTIPTKEAMPQPNQVIGEMDQIYVGVGREVLRQNAKWGEQNHSHLKWSAILTEETGEVAKAALEENAEQYITELIHVAAVAFQAIASHARQNGKR from the coding sequence ATGACGATAGGCTATGATCTATTTCCCGGTTATACGTTCCTGAATTGGCATGACGTTGTATGTCATGCGATTTACGAAAAGTTTGAGCTTGGCAAAGTGCTAACAATGGCGGGATCATTTCATGCAGACGGAAAGTTGAACACCGATGAAATGATAAGCATAATGTACCGCGTTTTGACCGAATACAGTCTAATGCCGTACGTCGGTTACACTGGCGTAAACTCAACTATTCCGACAAAGGAAGCTATGCCACAACCTAACCAAGTCATCGGTGAAATGGATCAAATTTACGTCGGCGTCGGGCGCGAAGTTTTGCGTCAAAACGCGAAATGGGGAGAACAGAACCATTCACACTTGAAATGGTCCGCCATTCTAACAGAAGAAACCGGCGAAGTCGCTAAAGCGGCATTAGAAGAAAACGCCGAACAATACATCACCGAACTAATTCACGTCGCCGCCGTCGCATTTCAGGCTATCGCAAGTCACGCCCGGCAGAACGGTAAGCGCTAA